One segment of Bradyrhizobium sp. CB2312 DNA contains the following:
- a CDS encoding creatininase family protein: MKLKSHWWWDLSAEDFRRLDMSRIVAVLPVGAVEQHGPHLPVRVDTAIVEGIIQSAVAQMADDFPALILPTMSIGKSNEHSAFLGTLTLSAETLGRVWYEVCESVHRAGVRKVLFVNSHGGQPQVMEIVCRELRVRLGMLAVSSQWSRFTDLSDLFSAAERKHGIHAGEIETSVMRHLHPELVDMALAENFRALSQTLETECEILMPEGPVGFGWQMQDINPKGACGNAALADTERGRTAVERAASRLIKLITEVEQYPMSRIRSATN; this comes from the coding sequence ATGAAACTGAAGTCGCATTGGTGGTGGGACCTGTCGGCCGAGGATTTCCGTCGGCTCGATATGAGCAGGATCGTCGCCGTGCTGCCGGTCGGCGCTGTCGAGCAGCACGGGCCGCATCTGCCGGTCCGCGTCGATACGGCGATCGTCGAAGGTATCATCCAGAGCGCAGTCGCGCAGATGGCCGACGATTTTCCGGCCCTGATCCTGCCAACGATGTCGATCGGCAAGTCGAATGAGCATTCGGCTTTCCTCGGCACGCTGACGCTCTCGGCGGAAACCTTGGGGCGCGTCTGGTACGAGGTCTGCGAGAGCGTTCACCGGGCCGGGGTGCGCAAGGTTCTCTTCGTCAACTCCCATGGCGGCCAGCCGCAAGTCATGGAGATCGTCTGCCGCGAGCTCCGCGTCAGGCTGGGCATGCTGGCCGTCTCCTCGCAATGGTCGCGATTCACGGATCTGTCGGACCTTTTCAGTGCGGCCGAGCGCAAGCACGGAATCCACGCCGGAGAAATCGAGACCAGCGTGATGCGCCATCTGCATCCCGAACTCGTCGACATGGCGCTGGCAGAGAATTTCAGGGCGCTGTCCCAGACCTTGGAGACGGAATGCGAGATCCTCATGCCGGAAGGCCCGGTTGGATTCGGCTGGCAGATGCAGGACATCAACCCGAAGGGCGCCTGCGGCAACGCCGCGCTCGCGGATACCGAGCGCGGCCGTACGGCGGTCGAACGCGCGGCCAGCCGCCTGATCAAGCTGATCACGGAGGTCGAGCAGTATCCGATGTCACGGATCAGATCGGCAACGAACTAG
- a CDS encoding CocE/NonD family hydrolase, which translates to MTLKDGTRLDADVYRPAAPGPYPVLLQRQAYSRRIACSICYAHPSWYASHGYIVVVQDVRGRGTSEGTFRPGETEIEDGAEAVEWAARLDGANGDVGMYGFSYQAYNQLLAAAGDCPSLKALAPAMGPWNPAHWAYENGALQMKHMIGWGIQITAEAARRAGVDEAFSALQAAGANLPLSGPIAAMPQLLQKYRHYSHVMDWLETPPDSPYWESISPATHLDAIRARRLPMLFVGGWFDPFLPATIESFRAVASSSDDTRLIVGPWIHFPWTRKVGSVDFGSEADRNVDNDHIRFFDRILKGSSSRADNRRIELFDMGLKKWRQYQDLPANSQELFLGGTARASLDAQDGTLGLRRGPEVDVEHIVHDPWRPAPTVGGYYGAPTGPVDRRVADERGDVLTFATEALADAIEVVGEPEVELELSCDRPSFDLCCILSLVTSDERVLQISSGYAHYRAATAGRYKLKLATTCATLKKGERLRLSVAGADYPAYPVNPGTGEDPASTPKTHALVTTIAVWHGPSRASLLWLPVEPGSEIRQG; encoded by the coding sequence ATGACGCTGAAGGACGGCACGCGGCTCGATGCCGACGTGTACCGTCCCGCAGCGCCAGGCCCCTATCCGGTTCTGCTTCAGCGCCAGGCCTATAGCCGGCGCATCGCATGCAGCATCTGCTACGCGCATCCTTCCTGGTACGCCTCCCATGGCTATATCGTCGTGGTTCAGGACGTCAGAGGACGCGGCACATCGGAAGGGACATTCCGCCCCGGCGAAACCGAGATCGAGGACGGCGCGGAGGCAGTCGAATGGGCGGCACGTCTCGATGGTGCGAACGGCGACGTCGGGATGTATGGCTTTTCGTATCAAGCTTACAACCAGCTGCTCGCCGCGGCGGGAGACTGCCCATCGCTGAAGGCCCTCGCGCCGGCGATGGGACCGTGGAATCCGGCGCATTGGGCTTACGAGAACGGCGCCCTGCAGATGAAGCACATGATCGGCTGGGGCATCCAGATCACTGCAGAGGCGGCGCGAAGGGCGGGCGTTGACGAGGCCTTCAGTGCCTTGCAAGCCGCCGGGGCCAACCTGCCGCTCAGCGGCCCGATCGCGGCGATGCCACAGCTGCTACAAAAATATCGGCACTATTCGCATGTCATGGATTGGCTCGAAACGCCCCCCGATTCTCCGTACTGGGAGAGCATTTCGCCTGCGACACACCTCGACGCCATTCGTGCCCGCCGTTTGCCGATGCTGTTCGTCGGTGGCTGGTTCGACCCTTTCCTGCCAGCCACGATTGAGTCCTTCCGGGCGGTCGCAAGCAGCTCCGATGACACCAGGCTCATCGTCGGACCCTGGATCCATTTTCCGTGGACGCGGAAAGTGGGCTCGGTCGACTTCGGGTCGGAGGCGGACCGCAATGTCGACAACGATCACATCCGCTTCTTTGACCGTATCCTCAAGGGTTCGTCGAGCCGGGCTGATAACCGACGGATCGAGTTGTTCGATATGGGGTTGAAAAAATGGCGGCAATATCAGGATCTGCCGGCAAACTCGCAGGAATTATTCCTCGGTGGCACGGCTCGAGCATCGCTGGATGCTCAGGACGGCACTCTCGGTCTTCGGCGGGGCCCGGAGGTAGATGTCGAGCACATCGTGCACGATCCCTGGCGACCCGCGCCTACTGTCGGCGGCTACTATGGCGCTCCGACGGGGCCAGTCGACCGCCGGGTCGCCGATGAACGCGGCGACGTCTTGACCTTCGCGACGGAAGCGCTTGCGGACGCCATCGAGGTGGTCGGCGAACCCGAGGTCGAACTCGAGCTGAGTTGCGACCGTCCGAGTTTCGATCTTTGCTGCATCCTTTCACTCGTCACCTCTGACGAAAGGGTTCTCCAGATCTCGAGCGGATATGCGCACTACCGCGCGGCGACGGCAGGCCGATACAAGCTGAAGCTGGCTACCACGTGCGCGACGCTCAAGAAGGGTGAGCGACTCCGCCTCTCCGTCGCGGGGGCCGATTATCCGGCCTATCCCGTCAATCCGGGAACGGGCGAAGATCCGGCGAGCACGCCAAAGACGCATGCCCTGGTGACCACAATTGCGGTCTGGCACGGTCCGTCCCGAGCATCACTGCTCTGGCTGCCCGTCGAGCCCGGCTCGGAGATCAGGCAAGGCTAG
- a CDS encoding cupin domain-containing protein, whose amino-acid sequence MSFSVADLTHAKAFRIAPKDTNYFAVLFDQVTDRIGSIFVIEIFQPGGATPPNEHAAAHEFFHVLHGVGVARCDGKTLPIKKGDSLLLHPGSEHVIENTGPGKLYTLTVMTPNEGFSELIRSGEPVALDAEDMRVLQGL is encoded by the coding sequence ATGTCGTTCAGCGTCGCCGATCTCACGCATGCGAAAGCTTTCCGCATCGCGCCGAAGGACACCAACTATTTCGCCGTCCTGTTCGATCAGGTGACGGACCGGATTGGCAGCATCTTCGTCATCGAGATCTTTCAGCCTGGCGGGGCGACGCCACCCAACGAGCACGCCGCTGCGCACGAATTCTTTCACGTGCTGCATGGAGTCGGTGTCGCGCGCTGCGACGGCAAGACCCTGCCGATCAAGAAGGGCGACTCGCTTCTGCTGCACCCGGGCTCCGAGCACGTCATCGAGAACACGGGGCCGGGCAAGCTCTACACGCTCACCGTGATGACGCCCAACGAAGGCTTTTCCGAGCTGATCCGCAGTGGTGAGCCCGTCGCGCTCGACGCCGAGGACATGCGCGTCCTGCAAGGGCTCTGA
- a CDS encoding aldehyde dehydrogenase family protein: MLKQYPSIEGNPDANGIISERHADRLRKLVEDARAKDAKIVTVGGDPGRRIIAPTLIVGATPDMTVMQEEIFGPLLPIVSADTLDEAMAFINGRDRPLALYWFGNDSAKQKKVLAQTISGGVTINDAMVHFLQENLPFGGIGASGMGHYHGEYGFKTFSKEKPVFFQSRFSGASMIYPPFTDFTRRIVLFLKRIA, translated from the coding sequence ATACTGAAGCAATACCCGTCGATCGAGGGCAACCCCGACGCCAATGGCATCATCAGCGAGCGCCATGCCGACCGGCTCCGCAAACTCGTCGAGGATGCTCGCGCGAAAGATGCGAAGATCGTCACGGTCGGCGGGGACCCCGGCCGGCGGATCATAGCTCCGACCCTGATCGTGGGCGCCACACCCGATATGACGGTAATGCAAGAGGAGATCTTCGGGCCGCTGCTTCCAATCGTCTCGGCCGACACGCTCGACGAGGCGATGGCCTTCATCAACGGGCGCGATCGGCCGTTGGCATTGTACTGGTTTGGAAACGACAGTGCCAAGCAGAAGAAGGTCTTGGCGCAAACCATCTCTGGCGGGGTCACCATTAACGACGCAATGGTGCACTTCCTTCAGGAGAACCTGCCTTTCGGCGGCATCGGCGCCTCGGGGATGGGGCATTATCACGGCGAGTACGGCTTCAAGACATTCTCGAAGGAGAAGCCCGTTTTCTTCCAATCGCGCTTCTCGGGCGCATCAATGATCTACCCCCCCTTTACCGATTTCACGCGGCGGATCGTCCTGTTCCTGAAGCGAATAGCGTGA
- a CDS encoding LysR family transcriptional regulator: protein MLHSRLLNYIDEVARTGSIRKAADRLNVAASAISRQILALETQLGTPIFQRLPKKLILTAAGEVLIGHVRQTLKELTRTQVKIEELKGLRRGEITLAMMSGLASNLVPNKVKEFRAANPRVKLNLTLFNTGAEIQVAVTSGESDLGIGFDFGKDSNLKVLARAVGRLGAVMTPNHPLAKRSNVRLSDCVDYPLVIADSTSAIRPYLEAAFGRVAIDLQPAIETNSIEIMRHAVILNDGITFLTPFDVESERRAGRLTYVPARELAQDAQALMLIGHVRGTSAIASVLAEMLKAMIREVAS from the coding sequence ATGCTTCACAGCCGGCTGTTGAACTACATTGACGAGGTTGCCCGCACCGGCTCGATCCGCAAAGCGGCGGACCGTCTCAATGTCGCAGCGTCGGCAATCAGCCGACAGATTCTCGCGCTCGAAACGCAATTGGGAACGCCGATCTTCCAGCGTCTTCCGAAGAAGCTGATCCTGACCGCCGCGGGAGAGGTCTTGATCGGACATGTCCGCCAGACGCTCAAGGAGCTGACCCGCACCCAAGTCAAGATCGAGGAATTGAAGGGCCTACGACGCGGCGAAATCACACTGGCGATGATGAGCGGCCTTGCCTCCAACCTCGTCCCGAACAAGGTGAAGGAATTTCGAGCGGCCAATCCGCGCGTCAAGCTCAACCTGACGCTCTTCAATACCGGGGCGGAAATTCAGGTTGCGGTCACGAGCGGCGAGTCCGATCTTGGTATCGGGTTCGATTTCGGCAAGGACAGCAATCTGAAGGTCCTTGCGCGTGCCGTCGGCCGGCTCGGCGCGGTCATGACCCCCAATCATCCATTGGCAAAGCGAAGCAACGTCCGCCTCAGCGATTGCGTCGACTACCCGCTCGTCATCGCCGACAGCACGAGTGCGATCCGGCCTTATCTGGAGGCGGCTTTCGGACGGGTCGCGATCGACCTGCAGCCGGCGATCGAGACCAATTCGATCGAAATCATGCGACACGCCGTCATCCTGAACGATGGCATCACCTTCCTGACCCCCTTCGACGTGGAATCCGAGCGGCGAGCCGGCCGGCTGACCTACGTTCCCGCTCGCGAACTCGCGCAGGACGCGCAGGCGCTGATGCTGATCGGGCATGTCCGGGGCACCAGCGCGATCGCGAGCGTGCTTGCGGAGATGCTGAAGGCAATGATCCGCGAGGTCGCCAGCTGA
- a CDS encoding cysteine hydrolase family protein, whose protein sequence is MNEGLLPLGSSRANCWMVAEGRANLVRQPVPPRPATVQAQGKLVTFDLARTALVIVDMQNDFCHPKGWLAHIGVDVAPARRPIAPLRRLLPLLRGCDVPIIWLNWGNRPDRLNLSPSLLHVYNPSGAGVGLGDALPGSGAKVLERGSWSAAIVDELPIEPTDIHVAKYRMSGFQDTELDSILRNLGVNTLMFAGVNADQCVLCTLQDANFRGYDCLLLEDCVATTSPDYCMAATIYNVNQCFGFVVGSEAIAAELVHRASKDGQP, encoded by the coding sequence GTGAACGAAGGCCTGCTACCGCTCGGCTCGAGCCGTGCGAACTGCTGGATGGTCGCCGAGGGGCGAGCCAATCTGGTGCGCCAGCCGGTCCCGCCGCGACCGGCGACGGTCCAGGCCCAGGGCAAGCTCGTCACCTTCGACCTCGCGCGCACCGCGCTCGTCATCGTCGATATGCAGAACGACTTTTGTCACCCTAAAGGCTGGCTGGCGCATATCGGCGTGGACGTCGCGCCGGCGCGGCGCCCGATCGCACCGTTGCGGCGATTGCTGCCGCTGCTGCGCGGCTGCGACGTGCCGATCATCTGGCTCAATTGGGGCAACCGGCCCGACCGACTCAATCTCAGCCCGTCGCTGCTGCATGTGTACAATCCAAGCGGCGCCGGTGTCGGCCTCGGCGACGCGCTGCCGGGCTCGGGTGCGAAAGTGCTGGAGCGGGGCAGCTGGTCGGCGGCCATCGTCGATGAGCTTCCGATCGAGCCAACGGACATCCACGTCGCCAAGTACCGGATGTCGGGCTTCCAGGATACCGAGCTCGACAGCATTCTTCGCAATCTCGGCGTGAACACCTTGATGTTCGCGGGGGTTAATGCCGACCAGTGCGTGCTCTGCACGCTGCAGGACGCGAACTTTCGCGGCTACGACTGCCTGCTCCTCGAGGACTGCGTGGCCACGACGTCACCCGACTATTGCATGGCCGCAACCATCTACAACGTCAACCAGTGCTTCGGCTTCGTCGTCGGGTCAGAAGCGATCGCAGCAGAACTCGTGCATCGTGCATCGAAGGATGGCCAACCGTGA